The following proteins come from a genomic window of Shewanella halifaxensis HAW-EB4:
- a CDS encoding Hpt domain-containing protein gives MAATELESILDLNTLEQYCSAIGAGTLLKSVVLFEQLMPEYVGNLVSAQEANDKDTLCSEAHKFKGAAGSVGLKRIQQYAQLLQHGEEAGWEQGHAAWLSEIVAYASKDLQQLKEYLESKA, from the coding sequence ATGGCAGCAACTGAACTAGAATCAATCCTAGATCTTAATACACTGGAGCAGTACTGCAGTGCAATTGGTGCCGGTACGCTACTTAAAAGCGTCGTTTTATTTGAACAACTTATGCCCGAGTATGTTGGCAACCTAGTTAGTGCACAGGAAGCAAACGATAAAGATACACTTTGCAGCGAAGCGCACAAGTTCAAAGGTGCTGCAGGATCTGTAGGCCTTAAACGTATTCAGCAATATGCCCAGTTATTACAACATGGTGAAGAAGCTGGGTGGGAACAAGGGCATGCTGCATGGTTGAGTGAAATTGTTGCCTATGCATCAAAAGATCTACAGCAATTAAA